Proteins encoded within one genomic window of Prosthecobacter fusiformis:
- a CDS encoding tyrosine-type recombinase/integrase, with amino-acid sequence MYITYARRRGDFKPAAVTPVVSDNQTLIKEYLAWKATHTRSAGEKYALWVTRFQAFTNKAPEDLVIGDWTAFASSLNGRFAPKNVEFALSIIHNYLRYWHEQGRLRLPLYLARVPTARARSHEAITEEEYRRLVDVLKAEKHLRDLVIVRLLHDTGMRVGELESLEIEQIEEDSSAVIDTEKTVQRRRVFWNQDTDEVLQRYLVSRINDGPDSDWLFAGRTPGKAHLNRRTIERMIRDTCARAGITRKLTPHSFRHAFIHRMAALGTPDAIIAQLVGHSSPDSISHYTKLSRPEAERFARLQFSHLALAA; translated from the coding sequence ATGTACATCACTTACGCCCGACGGCGCGGAGATTTCAAACCCGCCGCCGTCACCCCGGTTGTCTCTGACAACCAGACTCTTATCAAAGAATACCTGGCCTGGAAAGCCACTCATACCCGGTCAGCAGGAGAGAAATATGCCCTCTGGGTGACCCGCTTCCAGGCATTCACAAACAAAGCGCCCGAGGATCTGGTCATTGGCGATTGGACCGCCTTTGCCTCCAGCCTGAATGGGCGCTTTGCTCCGAAGAATGTGGAATTTGCGTTAAGCATCATCCACAACTACCTCCGCTACTGGCATGAGCAGGGCAGGCTTCGGCTGCCATTGTACCTTGCCCGCGTCCCGACCGCCAGGGCCCGCTCGCATGAAGCCATCACCGAGGAGGAATACCGACGGCTGGTTGACGTGCTGAAGGCTGAGAAACACCTGCGCGATCTGGTAATCGTCCGGCTGCTCCACGACACCGGCATGCGGGTGGGGGAACTGGAATCCCTGGAGATCGAGCAGATAGAGGAAGACAGCTCGGCAGTCATTGACACAGAAAAGACCGTGCAACGCCGCCGGGTGTTCTGGAACCAGGACACCGATGAAGTTCTTCAGCGCTACCTGGTGAGCAGGATCAATGATGGACCCGACAGTGACTGGCTCTTCGCAGGACGCACCCCTGGCAAAGCCCATCTCAACCGACGAACCATCGAACGGATGATCCGGGACACGTGCGCCAGGGCCGGCATCACCCGCAAGCTGACGCCGCATTCGTTCCGGCACGCCTTCATCCACCGCATGGCCGCACTGGGAACCCCGGACGCGATCATTGCCCAGCTGGTGGGGCACAGCTCCCCGGACTCCATTTCCCACTACACGAAGCTGTCGAGGCCCGAAGCCGAGCGATTCGCCAGGCTGCAAT
- a CDS encoding replication-relaxation family protein, protein MHQSRPRKPRFKRVTDSVRLILTERDLAILSAVGRHRFIQSHHLLKLIPGSRQHLIRRLGRLFHAGLLDRPVQQMYVRDKIGQKIAYCLTSQGLKVLSERASYQLLSLPRQKGITAALSLFHSLRVTDVLVAMEFAATARALAIRWPQEWPSGQSEIDRRPVRLKWSVTLKTGREVLKTWQLPDGAFSLSSADGEPRYYILEVDRGTMPVHRKGLSQSSFYRKILSYKETRRQGVLWSRFHIPAFRVLVVAESRRRLFSLQQATASTFKNRESKMFLFAVASELLEQGDALSHGWETCSGKKVYPLME, encoded by the coding sequence ATGCACCAATCGCGGCCAAGGAAGCCACGATTCAAACGCGTCACCGATAGCGTCCGACTCATTCTCACAGAACGAGATCTTGCCATCCTCTCAGCCGTCGGTCGCCACCGGTTTATTCAGTCGCATCACCTGCTTAAGCTCATTCCCGGAAGCCGCCAGCATTTGATCCGGCGGCTTGGAAGATTGTTCCATGCAGGCCTTCTGGATCGGCCAGTCCAGCAGATGTACGTCCGGGACAAGATCGGGCAGAAAATTGCCTATTGCCTGACCTCGCAAGGATTGAAGGTTTTGAGTGAACGTGCGTCATATCAACTCTTGTCCTTGCCGCGCCAAAAAGGGATCACCGCAGCCTTGTCACTGTTCCATTCTTTGCGTGTAACCGACGTTCTGGTCGCAATGGAATTCGCAGCGACTGCACGGGCACTGGCCATTCGTTGGCCCCAGGAATGGCCGTCTGGGCAGTCTGAAATAGATCGAAGGCCCGTGCGCTTGAAATGGTCCGTAACACTCAAAACAGGCCGGGAAGTTCTGAAAACCTGGCAGCTCCCTGACGGAGCGTTTTCCCTTTCATCCGCCGATGGTGAACCGCGATATTATATCCTTGAGGTGGATCGGGGCACCATGCCTGTTCATCGCAAGGGGCTATCCCAATCCTCATTCTATCGCAAAATCCTTTCATACAAGGAAACACGCCGACAAGGGGTCCTGTGGAGCAGGTTTCATATTCCCGCCTTTCGTGTGCTGGTCGTGGCTGAATCCAGGCGGAGGCTCTTTTCTCTTCAACAGGCAACAGCATCAACCTTCAAAAACCGCGAATCCAAAATGTTCCTGTTCGCAGTTGCTTCGGAACTTTTGGAGCAGGGAGATGCTTTGAGCCATGGCTGGGAAACCTGCTCAGGAAAGAAGGTCTATCCCCTCATGGAATAA
- a CDS encoding type IV secretory system conjugative DNA transfer family protein, which yields MNDESIFFGHRHTYGGFKVPYFLPLAELSRHAYVLGKSGTGKSTLLQLLIDGLIQAGHGVGVFDPHGDLALWTLDAVPRSRLDDVIYLNFGDEEYAPSLNFVSDQVPFEARPRLASALVSAFRHLWFESWGPRLENILYHSLRVLIDCQNTSLIALPRLLTDDVYRAWAVRQCRDPFIRAFWEREYEVWDKRFRTEAIAPVLNKLGQLAAFPPVRHSLGQVKMKVNLHAVLDEGKILVVNLDKGKLGEDAARLLGALLTASLAAMAMERSSMPASARKPFTLILDEAHGFLSDAMATVLSESRKFGLQLVMAHQFLGQLSPFMREAVLGNAGSIFAFRVSGEDSEVMGANYGHSMAPGLFAELPAFTVLVRPAEDVMQPIRVSVGPPKQFAKRHRDPAMIRSRQRFCSPRQNVESKLRRWSDQK from the coding sequence ATGAATGATGAATCCATTTTCTTCGGCCACCGCCATACCTATGGCGGGTTCAAAGTTCCCTATTTCCTGCCTCTGGCGGAGCTGTCGCGTCACGCCTATGTCCTGGGCAAGAGCGGTACCGGGAAGTCCACCCTGCTTCAGCTTCTCATCGACGGGCTGATCCAGGCAGGTCACGGGGTGGGTGTTTTTGATCCGCATGGCGATCTCGCGTTATGGACATTGGATGCGGTTCCCCGTTCCCGGCTTGACGATGTGATTTATCTCAACTTCGGCGATGAGGAGTATGCCCCCTCTCTGAATTTTGTTTCTGATCAGGTGCCTTTTGAGGCGAGACCGCGTCTGGCTTCTGCTCTGGTGTCAGCGTTCCGGCATCTCTGGTTCGAAAGCTGGGGGCCAAGGCTTGAAAACATCTTGTATCATTCGCTGAGGGTGCTCATTGACTGCCAGAACACGAGTCTCATCGCCTTGCCCAGGCTTCTGACCGACGATGTTTACCGCGCCTGGGCTGTCCGCCAATGCCGCGACCCGTTCATCCGCGCATTCTGGGAGCGCGAATACGAAGTTTGGGACAAACGGTTTCGGACCGAAGCGATAGCACCCGTGCTCAACAAGCTGGGCCAGCTCGCGGCCTTTCCGCCCGTGCGGCATTCGCTTGGCCAGGTGAAGATGAAGGTGAATCTGCATGCGGTTCTGGATGAAGGTAAGATTCTGGTGGTCAACCTCGACAAAGGCAAACTGGGCGAGGACGCAGCGCGGCTTCTTGGGGCGCTTCTCACCGCCTCCCTTGCAGCGATGGCGATGGAGCGCAGTTCAATGCCCGCTTCTGCTCGGAAACCATTCACGCTTATCCTGGATGAAGCACATGGCTTCCTGTCGGACGCCATGGCGACGGTGCTTTCGGAGTCACGGAAATTTGGTCTTCAGCTCGTCATGGCCCATCAGTTTCTTGGACAGCTATCACCTTTTATGCGGGAGGCGGTATTGGGTAATGCGGGCAGCATTTTTGCCTTCCGGGTATCAGGCGAAGACTCGGAGGTGATGGGGGCAAATTATGGCCACTCGATGGCTCCGGGCCTGTTTGCCGAATTGCCTGCTTTCACGGTGCTTGTACGCCCTGCTGAGGATGTAATGCAGCCGATTCGAGTCTCGGTTGGGCCGCCAAAGCAGTTCGCGAAAAGACACCGCGATCCGGCCATGATTCGAAGCCGACAGCGTTTCTGCAGTCCCCGTCAGAATGTTGAGAGCAAACTGAGACGATGGTCAGATCAAAAATAA
- a CDS encoding CHC2 zinc finger domain-containing protein, with protein MSTSTASQNAFVDFKEVKSRIGILQVLERYGLLSNLKRAADRLSGPCPLHKGTNPTQFRVSVSRNCFNCFGTCGRGGNVIDFVSLREGISFRDAALLLQDWFMPDKAANRFAGTAPRQTTEASPRPSSQPLQPPPAVADDPDEDTGENPPLSFALKALKSDHPYLSARGLTEATIASYGIGYCAKGCLRGHVAIPIRNRDGVLTGYIGRWPGDPPQGQGKYKLPKGFRKSREVFNIDRAVHADSSDPLLVVEGVFDCLHLVQLGFSATVAILGSSLSPRQEILIREAARTKRPVYLLFDADEAGRKGASEAAMLLCSSSIVRIIDIGAYQPQPELLERSQVEALLTQHGATTP; from the coding sequence ATGAGCACTTCTACCGCTTCTCAGAACGCCTTCGTTGATTTCAAAGAGGTGAAATCGCGGATCGGCATCCTTCAGGTCCTCGAACGCTACGGTCTGCTGAGCAATCTGAAGCGCGCAGCAGACCGTCTTTCGGGCCCGTGTCCCCTGCACAAGGGCACCAATCCGACGCAGTTCCGGGTGTCCGTTTCCCGCAATTGCTTCAACTGCTTCGGCACCTGTGGTCGAGGCGGCAACGTCATCGACTTCGTTTCGCTCCGGGAAGGCATCTCTTTCCGGGACGCTGCGCTGCTTCTCCAAGACTGGTTCATGCCCGACAAGGCCGCGAACCGTTTCGCTGGAACAGCACCCAGGCAGACGACGGAGGCTTCCCCCCGCCCGTCTTCTCAGCCACTTCAACCGCCGCCAGCAGTCGCCGATGACCCGGATGAGGATACGGGTGAAAACCCGCCTCTTTCATTCGCTCTGAAGGCACTGAAGTCCGATCATCCGTATCTTTCCGCACGCGGTCTCACAGAGGCCACGATTGCAAGCTACGGGATTGGCTATTGCGCCAAGGGCTGTCTGCGTGGCCATGTGGCTATCCCCATCCGCAACCGCGATGGAGTTCTCACAGGTTACATTGGAAGATGGCCTGGAGATCCACCGCAGGGTCAGGGCAAATACAAACTGCCAAAGGGATTCCGCAAAAGCCGCGAGGTCTTCAACATTGATCGCGCTGTCCACGCGGATTCATCGGACCCCTTGCTGGTCGTCGAAGGCGTCTTTGACTGCCTTCATCTCGTCCAGCTCGGATTTTCGGCGACCGTTGCCATCCTCGGCTCTTCACTGTCTCCCCGTCAGGAAATTCTGATCCGGGAAGCAGCGAGGACTAAACGGCCCGTGTATTTGCTCTTCGATGCAGACGAGGCAGGAAGAAAAGGAGCTTCAGAGGCTGCAATGCTTTTATGCAGCTCTTCCATCGTCCGTATCATCGATATCGGCGCATACCAACCGCAGCCGGAACTGCTGGAACGTTCGCAGGTTGAGGCTCTTCTCACACAACATGGAGCCACTACCCCATGA